One Myxococcus stipitatus genomic window, GGGATCTTTCCGGGGGTCGGGAGCGGACACGGGGTCCAGGTCTTACGACCGAGGCCCCCGCGAGGCAACGCTTCCGTGTCACTCCCCGTCTGCCGACAGGTGGGATGACCGGGCGACCTGGTCGCGTCGCCCGGCCGGTGGGGACTACCGGTGGGGACTACTGGGCCGTCGGCCCCGCCGTCTGCGCGGGGGCGGCGGGGGCGCCGGCCGCGGGCGCGGGGCCCGCCTCCGTGTTGCCGCTCATCATCCGCTTCACGATGGAGATGCGGGTGCGGAACTGCTGCTGGTACTGGCTGTTGAGGTAGGCGCCGGCCGCGTCGCGAGCCGTCTCCAGCGCCTTCTCCAGCTGTCCGACCTCCTGGTACGACTGGGCCAGCAGCAGCATGGCGTAGTCACGCGTCTTGGACGAGCGGTCGCCTTCCACGAAGCGCGCCAGCAGCGGCACGGCCTTGTCGTGCTTGCGCAGCTGGTTGTACGCGGTGCCCAGGAAGAACGACGCGTCCAGCGCCTGCTCCTGCGGCGGGTTCATGGCGAGGAAGCGCTCCATCTCCGAGACGACCTGGTTCATCTCGTTGCGACGGAAGGCGATCTTCCCGCGCTCGTAGGCCGCGTCGCCCGTCTCGCGGCGCAGGACCGCGGCGCGATCGTTCAGCGCCTGCCGCTCGAGCATGCTGAGCCGGGAGGTGTCGAGCTTCATCAACGCGTCGATGCCCTTGAGCCGCTCGTCGCCGGGCAGCGAGGTCATCATCTTGTAGACCTCCGCCGCGCCGCGCTGGGCCGTCTGGTGCGCGGACGCGTCCGAGCGCTGCTTCTCCAATTGCGCGGTCAGGTCGGTGACCATCTTCTCCAGCCGCTCCCGCTCGCTGGTGGCGCTGGAGCTGCGCGCGCTGGTGATCATGATGGCCGCGCCCACCGCGATGAACGCGAAGAGCACGTACGCGGCAGCGGAGGAGATCCATTGCCGCTTCTGGAAATCCTCGTGGCGCTTGCCCACCGCCTTCACCTCCGCATGGAGGTTCTTCAGCAGGTTGTCACTCTTGATGACGAGGTTGCGCGCCTCGACCACCTCACGGCGGAGCTCCGCCAGTTCCTTATCAACCTCGGTCTTCGCCTGCTCTGGCATGGACATCTTCCTGGGTCCGGAAACGATCTCGGCGGACTCACGCATCGTAAGGAGTTCTCCCGGTCTTACGGCGACAAATTTCCGCTGCGGAACAGCGCAGGGAATCGCTCGCATTTCCGAAAGAGAACGTCCCCTCTCCCGCTCGCCTGGACGCCCTAGAAGCCCAGCCCCCGGCCCGTCATGGAGCGCGAGGGGTCCGGCGGGAAGGTGTACGTCACCCCGAGGGACATCCAGTTACCACCCAGGTTGAATGATCCAACACGCGCGTCCTGGGGACCGACTGGACCTCGCAGGTAGACGAAGCGGTACTCGGCGGTGAGGCCCCAGTTGGCGGACAGGCGCCAGGTCGCCCCGAGCGACGCGGCGTAGGCGCGCGTGGTGTCGTCCTGCACGCCCTCCCCCGCCCGCTCCGAGCTGACGAGCGCCGGCCCGAGGAACAGGCCCGCGAAGGGCACGAGGCCATAGGGGCCCACCTCCGGCAGCACGGTCTGGAAGCGCAAGCCGATGAGCGCGCCGTAGCCGAACGTCTTGATGCTCCGCTCGAACGGGGCGTCGGCCGGGGTGGCGCCGGGCTGGGTGACCTGGAGCGTGGAGCCGGTGGCGAACAGGTCGATGCCCACCTCCACCATGTCCGTGAAGGCGTAGGCGAACGTCGCCGTCCCCAGTGGGCCGCCGCCCGCCCTGGCCGCGCGAGCCAGGCCTTCGTTGCCGGGCCTGCCGTACCAGCGCTCGTAGAAGGTGTTGTTGGAGGTGACGCGCCAGCCCGCCTGGACGGTGATGCGTCCCACGCCGTCGAGCGACGTGGGGACGTCCTCCTCTTCATCCTGGGCGACGGCGGGAGCGGCGATGAGCAGGGCGAGCAACGACAGGAGGCGACGGGGCATCGAACCGAGGGGGCGAGAGGGCGAACGTCAGGGACGCCTGGGGCGCACGGCGATTTCGAGGAACGTGGTCTGTCGCCCGCGCAGGGAGGCGACGAGACAGCGAACCACGCACAGCGCGCCGAATTCGCGGAGCACCACGCCGAGGTTGGACACCACGTCCCGCAGGGTGATCACACCGCGCATGTGCCACTCCCTCGCGTGCGTCGCGTTCGTCCGTGTCACGTCCGCCCGGTGCTACAGGCGTGTGGCACCGTACCAGCGACCTCCCACGCGTCAACTTTCCAGCCGCGTAAGGGCGCGAAGGGACTGCGGGATTCCAGGTGCGGGGGCACGGAGGTCAGCGCGCCCGCCGCTCCAGTTCGAGCAGGGGCATCTCCAGCACCACGACCGTGCCGTGGATGCAGGGCGGGTGGAAGTCGGCCCGGTCCAGTTCGCCCAGGAGCGCGCGCAGCTGCGCGTCCGTGAGGGGCGCGGCCCCCGCCCTGCGCGCCGCGTGGCAGGCCATGACCCGGATGGCCTCGGCCAGCGTCACCGCGTCCAGCGCGGCGCTCCTCGGCGGCAGCGCGCGGGCGAGCGCCTCCAGCAGCGCGCGGGCGTCCACGCCTTCCAGTCCCGGGGGCACCGTCTTGAGCGCGAGCGTCGTCCCGCCGAACGGCTCCACGTCGAAGCCCAGCCGGGAGAGCGCCTCGCGGCCCTCGACCAGCGCCTTCGCGGCCTGGAGCGGCAGCTCCAGCGTGGTGCCGAACAGCGACGGTGGCGGAGGGCCCTTCGCGTCGTCGAGCGCGCGCAGGTAGGCCGTGAGCCGGGCCCGTTCGAGGGCGGCGTGCGGGTCGAGCACCACCAGCGTGCCGCCCGGGCCCTCGCAGACGTGGAAGCGCCCGCCCAGCATGCCCATGGGCCGCAGGGCGCCGAAGTAGCCCGGAGGGGGCGCCTCGTTGAGCTGCGGCTGGGCCTCGCCGAACGCGGGGGCCCGGCCCGGCGCGCCCGCGAAGGGCAGCGGCGTGGGGATGGCCCCCATGGGCGCGGGGGCTCCGGACAGCGGCGGCGCGCCGGACGTGGCGCCTGGCGCCGGCGCGTCCATGGCGGTGGGCAGCGGGGCGCCCCAGGACGCCTCCTGCGCGCGGGTGAGGAAGCGCTCGACGGCGAGCGCGTAGTGGGCGGCGTCGCGGGGCTGGGGGGCGCCCGTCGAGGCCGGGTCCACGCCCGCGCCCAGCCAGGGGGCCGCGCGCAACATGCGGTTGAGCGCGGCGCTGATGGCCTCGTAGACGCCCCGGGCGTCGGCGAAGCGGACCTCCAGCTTCTGGGGGTGGACGTTGACGTCCACCGCCACCGGGTCCACGTCGATGTTGAGCACGACGACGGGCTGGCGCCCCGCCGCGAGGAAGTCCTGGTAGGAGCGCTGGATGGTGCCGATGAGGCCCCGGTCCCTCACGAAGCGGCGGTTGACGAAGGTGTAGAGGCCGCGCGCGTTGGGGAAGGTGAACTCGGGCGAGGCCGCGTAGCCGGTGACGCTGACCCCCAGGCGCCGCTCCTCCACCGGGAACAGGTGCGGATGGACCGCGGGCCCCAGCGCCGCGGCGATGCGCTCGCGCGGGTCCTCCGGGCACGCGGGGCTGGAGAACAGCTCGTTGCCATCATGGGTGGCGAAGAAGCCCACCTCCGGGTTGGCCAGGGCGAGCCGGACGACGGCCTCCTCGGCGTGCTTCAGCTCCGTGTCGCTGCGGCGCAGGAACTTGCGGCGGGCGGGCACGTTGAAGAAGAGGTCCTCCACGGTGATGACGGTGCCGGTGCGCGGCGGCGCGTCCTCGATCACCGGGTCCAGGCCGCCCTCCAGCGACACCCGCGTGCCCACGTCCGCGCCCACCTCCGCGGTGTGGATGGAGAAGCGCGACACGGAGGCGATGGCCGGCACCGCCTCCCCCCGGAAGCCCATGGAGTCGATGTGGAAGAGGTCGTCCAGTTCGCGCAGCTTGCTGGTGGCGTGACGCTCCAGACACAAGGCGGCGTCGTGGCGGCCCATGCCGTGGCCGTCGTCCGACACGATGATGCGGTCCACGCCCCCACCCGACAGGTCCACGCGCACGGTGCTGGCGCCGGCATCCAGCGAGTTCTCCATCAGCTCCTTCACCACGGACGCGGGGCGCTCCACCACCTCGCCGGCGGCGATCTTGTTGATGAGGACGTCACTGAGGCGTGCGATGCGGGCCATGCGGATCCACCACCCTCCGCCAGCGGGACGACGTTGTCCAGCAAGACGCGACCGGACCGGGCTGACATTCGGGAGCGGCTGGGCTAACAGGAGTGCCTGCGTATGGACGTGTCACGACCAGGCAAGGGGCGGTTGCGCGTCGCGGTCACCGGAGCCAGCGGCGAGTACGGGAAGCTGTTGCTCCCGCTGCTCGAGCGGGATCCCGACGTGGAGAGCATCCTCGTGCTCGACGTCGCCCGGCCGGAGGGCGACAAGGTCGACTTCCATCGGGTGGACCTCACCCGCCACGACGCCGAGGCGGAGCTCACCGACGCGCTGACCGACCAGCCCGTCGACGCGCTCTACCACCTGGCGTTCCTCTTCGGCCCCATCCGCAACGGCTCGCTGGCGCACGAGCTGGAGGTCATCGGCACGATGAACGTGCTGACGGCGGCGGGCCGCGCGAAGCTGCCCCGGCTGGTGGTGCCCTCGCTGACGGCGGTCTACGGGGCGCGCGGCAACAACCCCGCCCTGCTGCGCGAGGACTCGCCGCTCCAGGGCTGCCCGAACAGCCGCTTCGTCACCGACAAGGTGGAGGTGGAGGGCCAGGTGCGCGCCTTCCGCGAGCGTCACCCGGACATGCGCGTGCTGGTGCTGCGCTTCGCGCCCGTGCTGGGCCCCACCATCGAGAACCCCGTCACGCGCCTGCTCACGCGCACCGCGGTGGTGCCCACGCTGCTCGGCTACGACCCGCTGTGGCAGGGCATCCACGAGGAGGACGCCGGCCGGGCGCTGCACCAGGCGCTGCGGGCGGACGCGTCCGGCGAGTTCAACATCGTGGGCCGGGGCGTGCTGCCGCTCTCCGGCCTCATCCGCCAGGCGGGGGCCCGCCCGCTCCCCCTCCCGGGGCCTTTGTTCCGTGGCGCACTCCACACGCTGGATGTGGTGGGCGCGGACATGTTGCCGGTAGCCCTTCTCGACTACATCCATTACTCCTGGGTGGCGGACGGCAGGCGTGCCGAAACCGCGCTCGGCTTCACTCCCATCCACCACGTCAGGGACGCCGCGGCGGCGCTCAGGAGGAGCTAGTCATGGCCAAGGGTGTCCTCGGGAACGATCCCTTCCAGCGCGGCGCCGCCCAGCGAGATGGCGAACGCGCGAAGCCCGAGGACAAGAAGGCCGAGCGGCCCCAGCCGTCCGCGAAGGGCTCCGCGCCGAAGCCTCGCGCGAGGAGCTCCGGGGCCGACACGTCCCGCGCGCACGCACAGGGGAAGACCTCGCAGGCGCCTCGGGCAGGCAAGCCGAAGAGCGCCTCCGGGCCCTCCCGCGCGGCCGAGAAGGACACACGGACGCGCGCGGCGAAGGGCACCGCCTCTCCGCTTCCCCCGAAGCCGCCCTCCACGCCTCGTCACGCGACGGCGCCCCGGAGGGAGAAGGAGCCTTCGGAGGGGACGTCTCCTCGTCGGACCTCCACCTCCCAACCTCCGCGCCCCGCCGCCAGCCCTCGCAGGGCGGGCGTGTCCAGCCACGCGCCCACGGGCGGGCACGGCGTCGAGCCAGCACCGGGCGGCATGGAGCACCTGCGCGAGCCCGCCGCCTCCACGACGGCCCGGGGCCCCGTGACGACGAACGACGGGGCACCCCGCACGGAGCGCCAGCGCGAGGTCGACCATGCCCTGGCCGAGGCCGTCGCCGCCGAGGTCGCGGAGACGACCGCGCGCCTCGCCGTGGACGAGGCGCTGGAGCGCCGCCACGGGCAGGAGGACGCGGTGGAGCGCATCCTCGCCACGGAGCTGACGACCGAGCAGGCCGAGGCCGCCGCGGAGGCGGCCCTGGACCAAAGCCCTACGACGGAGCGCCCCGAGACCGAGCGCCAGCTGGCGGCGGCGGTCGCCGCGCGCGTGGCGGAGAGCGCCGCGGAGAGGGCCGTCTCGGAGGTGATGGACCGCGACACCCGTGGAGGCCCTCCCCCGACGACGAGCGACGAACGCGCGCCATTCTCGCGCGGGGCGCGCGCCGGGGAAGCGGGCCTGGGCGGCGACGCGGCGGAGGCCGAGGCACCGGACACCGAGACGACGTACCTGGAAGCGGAGGTCGAAGTGGCGGACCCGACGCGAGACGAACTGCCGTCCCATGCCCGACGCTCACTCACGCTCGTGCCGCCCACGAGCGACTCGGACGGGGACCCGACGCTCCACGCGACCCACGCCCAGCGGGCTCCGGAGGCGCCTCGGCCCCTGGCGGAGCGGGCCACGGGGATGCTGGCCCTGGCGCGGGACATCGCGGGGCAGGCGCTGGCGAGCGAGGGCATCGGCCGGGCCCTGGGGGCGATGAACGGGCTGGTGGACGCGGTCCGCGCGGGGCTGGGGACCGGCGGCGGCGCGCACCTGGACGAGTACGGCAAGGACCCGTCCCTGGTGCGCCGGCTGGAGCCGGTGCTCGAGTTCCTCTACGGCCAGTACTGGCGGGTGACGACCCAGTGCATCGAACAGGTGCCCCGGGGCGCCGCCATCCTCGTGGCCAACCACTCGGGCGCCCTGCCCTACGACGGCCTGGTCATGTCGCTCGCGCTCACGCGTGAGCGGCCGGACCTGAGGGAGGCGCGGTGGTTGGTGGAGGATCAGGTCTTCCACGCGCCCGTGCTCGGCACGCTCTTCAACCGGCTGGGCGCGGTGCGGGCCTGCCCGGAGAACGCGCTGCGACTGCTCGACGAGCACCGCCCCGTCGTCGTCTTCCCGGAGGGGTATCAGGCACTGAGCAAGCCGTTCGCGGAGCGCTACCGCCTCAAGCGCTTCGGGCGCGGCGGCTTCGTCAAGCTGGCGCTGCGCACGGGCGCGCCCATCGTCCCGGTGGCCATCGTCGGCTCGGAGGAGACCTCGCCCATGCTGGGCCGTCTCCCGGCCAGCTTCCTGGGACTGCCGTTCGTCCCCCTGACGCCGCTGGGCCCCGTCCCCCTGCCGGCGAAGTGGAGCATCCGCTTCGGCGAGCCCATCTCCATGGAGGGCGTCCCGTCGGAGGCCGCGGACGACCTGGGCGAGGTGCAGCGGCTCACCGAGCGCACGCGCGAGGCCATCCAGGGAATGCTGCACTCCCTGCTCAAGGAGCGGCGCTCCGTGTTCGCGGGGTGAGGCGGGGCCGCGTCAGGCGATGACGCGGTTGCGCCCCGTCGACTTCGCCTCGAAGAGGCGCTCGTCCGCCGCGCGCACCAGGTCGCCGGGCTCGCGGTGCAGCGCCTCCAGCACGGCCACGCCCAGGGAGACGGTGACCGGAATCGCCTGCCGGTCGAACTCGAAGCGCTGCTTCTCCACCAGCCGCCGGACCTTCTCTGCCAGCTGCTTCGCGCCGGGGAGCGACACCTCCGGCAGCAGGATGCCGAACTCCTCGCCGCCATAGCGGGCGAAGACGTCCTCCCGGCGGATCCGCGTGCGCACCGTGGACGCCAGCTGCTTGAGCACCGAGTCCCCGGCGAGGTGGCCGAACTTGTCGTTGACGGCCTTGAAGTGGTCGATGTCCATCAGCACCAGCGACAGCGTCCGCTCGTAGCGGCGGCTGCGGGAGATCTCCCGATCCAACTGCTCGTCGAAGTAGCGGCGGTTGTAGATCTGCGTCAGGCCGTCCATCGTGGTCAGCCGGTAGATCTCGTCGTGGTAGGCCGCCTCGATGTTGCCGCCCGCGATGTACTTGAAGATGGTGCGGCCGATCTTCACCAGGTCGCCGTTGCGCAGCTCTCGCTCGCCCTCGACCAGCTCGTCGTTGATGAAGGTGCCGTTGGTGGAGCCCGCGTCGCGGATCCTCACGCCCTCGCGCGTGGCGGTGATGGCCGCGTGGTTGCGGCTCACCGACTCCTGATCGATCTGGATGTCGCAGCGGGACGAACGCCCGATGAGCGTCTCCTCGCGCGTCAAATCGAACTTCCGCCCCAGGTCCAACCCGTAGATCACCACCAGCGCCGCGTCGAGGTTGACCGGCCGGTCGGAGATCTTCGAGATGACCGTGACGACCGTCTCCTTCTGCACCGTGCCTCCAACAAGCCCTGACGGAACGCTACCACCCAGCAAATCCCGAAAGCGAGCAACTCAATGGGAGCGCAGGTGGGGAAATCCCACCCATTGAGAGCCGACCTGCCACGTCATCCCCCTTCAAGGAATGTCCACGCCCCGGGTGGCGACGACGGGTGGAACGAGCAGCTCGCCTTGTGCGTCCTCGAGCGCCGCCACCAGCGAGACACCGAGCCCCGAGCAGTCCTTGGGGAGCTGAAGCTCCAGTTCGCCCTGGGTCGAGGCCACGGGGGTGTCCGCCACCAGGACAGTCCCCGCGCAATCAGTAGCACCCAGCATCGTCACGCGCACGCGGCCGTCGGCGCCGGGGCGGAAGCCGGAGACCTTCACCCGGATGGCGCTCCCCCGGCTCAGCCGCTGCCCCTCCAGTTCCGGGTAGAGCCAGGACACCTCGGGCCGGCCCACGTCGAGCACGGAGGCCGCGCGCGTGAGGTCACCCACATGCTCCAGCCCGGGGCCCTCCGCGGAGACCAGCCGCGAGGGGCCCAGCGCGTCCCGCGCGTCGCGGCCCACCACCTGGAGGAGCTCCGCGCGCAGCAGGGCGCGCGTCCCCAGGTGGTCGCCGAAGTAGGTGCGGTCCGCGAACCCCTCGGGCGGAGACGGGACGCGCAAGCCCTTGCGGGCGTCATCGGGCGAGGCCAGCACGGTCCAGCGGCGGCCCTCCCGGTTGGTGAAGATCACCCGCAGCAACGTCGCCGGGGCCTCGACGTCCGCGATCAGCTGACGCCCCGCCAGGTCGCCCACCGGGGCGGCGTGGAAGTTGTAGGCCACGGCCTCGGGGATGGGGAGGAAGCCGGTGGGAGGCTCCACGGGCCGCTCTCCCGCCGGGTCGAACGCCAGCCCGGGCAGGTCCGCGACGACGAAGCTGGAGGCGAACCCCGCCGTGGCGTCGTCCCGCGCCGACCGCGACACCGCGCCCACGAGGAGCCGGTAGGGCTGGCCCTCGAGGCCGTGGTGCGCGGGGGCCATGCGCACCGACACCACCCCGGGGCGGCCCAGGGGCGAGTCCGCGTCCGTGTTCGGGTCCGCGGGCGAGACGTTGGCGGCGGCGCCCAGGCCCAGCGGCACCAGCCCCCGTCCAGGCACGGCGACGGTGCTCAACACATAGGCCCGGTCGAGATACGTCCCCTGGTAGCGCGGGAGCGCGGGGACCTTCACCGCGAAGGGGAACGCGAGGCGGACGCCCTCGAAGTCATGCGTCACGCCCTGCGCGTACTCCACGGCCGCGACGTCCGGAGCCCCCGTGTCGAGCCCCGGCGTGGGCACGAGCGAGAAGGCGGCGTCGCGCGTCACGGACGAGAAGTAGCGCGTCGACAAGGGCAGCATCCGTCCCAGCACCAGCAGCGGATCCGCGCCGGGCGCCAGGGACGCCAGGGGCAGCTCGGCCAGGGACATGCTGCCGGTCAGCGCCCACGCCACGCGCGTCCCGCACAGCCCCGCGAGGATGGACGCCTCCGGATCCACCACGCCCGTCAGCGAGCGATCACACGTCCCCGCCACGCCAGGCGACGACACGGAAGGGGGCTCCGTGCCCTGCAGCCACACCGCGGCGGCCGCCGGCAACGAGAGGCGCTGCGCGCTCCCCACGTTCAGCTCCACCTCGCGCTCCACCCCCAGCAGCGACTCCAGGGACAGCTCGGAGAAGAGCCCAGGCACGGACAGCCCCGTCACCCCCAGCTGCAGCGTGGGCGCCGCCGCGTTCCCCATCCCCGTGCCCGTGAACTCCGCGCGCACGCCGCCGGAGGCATCGAGCGGGTTGCGCCGCAACGTGAACCGCAGGTCCCGGCCCCCATCCCGCATCGAGTGCCGGGCCAGCGTGAGGTAGCCATAGTCCGGGTGGAAGACGGACACGCCCACGTCCCCCGCCGCCGGCACCCAGGTCGTGCCATCCGCTCCGGTGAGCCCCAGGCCGCGCCCCACCCCTTCCGAGGTGGAGATCGCCACGGCCGCCCCGCTCACGGGCCGCCCGGTCAGCTCGTCCACCACGAGCACCCGCAACCCGCCAGGCGCCACCTCGCGAGGCAGCACGGCGACGCGCGCCCGACACCGCGCCGTCCCCACCCGCACCTCCACCGCGTCCTCCAGGCCCCCCGGCTCACCGAGCACGAAGACGGCGCGGGTCCCGGAGCCGCTCCCCTCCACCGCCTCCGACAGCGCGCCCCACTCCACGCCTTCGCGAGGCACCACCGGCTGGCCCGACGCGTCCTGCACCCACACCCCGAAGCTCACCGTCGCGCCCGCGGTGCCCACCACGACGTCCGGTGTCACCTGACACGACGCCGCGAGGTTGGACGGCGGGGGGAGGACGCAGGCGCCATTGCGGCAGACCTGGTCGACGCCACACTCGACGTCCGTGGCGCACACCGCCACCACGCAGCGCTGCATGTCGCACTGGCAGCCGAGCACGCCGTTGTCGCACATCGACAGGGCATACCCGCCGCGCCGCGCCGCGCCACAGTCCTCCCGGGTGCGACAGGCGGGCTCACAGCGGGATAGGGCCGTGTTGCAGATGAACAGCGAGGGGTCCGGGCAGTCCTGGTCGACCGTGCACGGGCCGGGGTTCGACACGCCGCCGGGGATGAGGGGGATGTCCGCGGAGCTGTCCCCACAGGCAACCAGCATCGCGGCCCACACGGCGCCTGTCAGCAGGAGGAGTCGGAGCGAGGGGGTCATGGGGTGCGGCTCCCGGGGGGCGGAACGGCCTGGACCTTACAGGCACGACGCGTGACGCGCGACGGTGCGGAAGGCACATTCCCTTCCACGGAACACGTCGGGCCCGGCCACCCGCCTCCCCCCGCCACGCAACGGAGGGTTGGCTTTCAGGATGGCACGAATCATCATCGCGCGCGAT contains:
- a CDS encoding dickkopf-related protein, giving the protein MTPSLRLLLLTGAVWAAMLVACGDSSADIPLIPGGVSNPGPCTVDQDCPDPSLFICNTALSRCEPACRTREDCGAARRGGYALSMCDNGVLGCQCDMQRCVVAVCATDVECGVDQVCRNGACVLPPPSNLAASCQVTPDVVVGTAGATVSFGVWVQDASGQPVVPREGVEWGALSEAVEGSGSGTRAVFVLGEPGGLEDAVEVRVGTARCRARVAVLPREVAPGGLRVLVVDELTGRPVSGAAVAISTSEGVGRGLGLTGADGTTWVPAAGDVGVSVFHPDYGYLTLARHSMRDGGRDLRFTLRRNPLDASGGVRAEFTGTGMGNAAAPTLQLGVTGLSVPGLFSELSLESLLGVEREVELNVGSAQRLSLPAAAAVWLQGTEPPSVSSPGVAGTCDRSLTGVVDPEASILAGLCGTRVAWALTGSMSLAELPLASLAPGADPLLVLGRMLPLSTRYFSSVTRDAAFSLVPTPGLDTGAPDVAAVEYAQGVTHDFEGVRLAFPFAVKVPALPRYQGTYLDRAYVLSTVAVPGRGLVPLGLGAAANVSPADPNTDADSPLGRPGVVSVRMAPAHHGLEGQPYRLLVGAVSRSARDDATAGFASSFVVADLPGLAFDPAGERPVEPPTGFLPIPEAVAYNFHAAPVGDLAGRQLIADVEAPATLLRVIFTNREGRRWTVLASPDDARKGLRVPSPPEGFADRTYFGDHLGTRALLRAELLQVVGRDARDALGPSRLVSAEGPGLEHVGDLTRAASVLDVGRPEVSWLYPELEGQRLSRGSAIRVKVSGFRPGADGRVRVTMLGATDCAGTVLVADTPVASTQGELELQLPKDCSGLGVSLVAALEDAQGELLVPPVVATRGVDIP
- the mutL gene encoding DNA mismatch repair endonuclease MutL produces the protein MARIARLSDVLINKIAAGEVVERPASVVKELMENSLDAGASTVRVDLSGGGVDRIIVSDDGHGMGRHDAALCLERHATSKLRELDDLFHIDSMGFRGEAVPAIASVSRFSIHTAEVGADVGTRVSLEGGLDPVIEDAPPRTGTVITVEDLFFNVPARRKFLRRSDTELKHAEEAVVRLALANPEVGFFATHDGNELFSSPACPEDPRERIAAALGPAVHPHLFPVEERRLGVSVTGYAASPEFTFPNARGLYTFVNRRFVRDRGLIGTIQRSYQDFLAAGRQPVVVLNIDVDPVAVDVNVHPQKLEVRFADARGVYEAISAALNRMLRAAPWLGAGVDPASTGAPQPRDAAHYALAVERFLTRAQEASWGAPLPTAMDAPAPGATSGAPPLSGAPAPMGAIPTPLPFAGAPGRAPAFGEAQPQLNEAPPPGYFGALRPMGMLGGRFHVCEGPGGTLVVLDPHAALERARLTAYLRALDDAKGPPPPSLFGTTLELPLQAAKALVEGREALSRLGFDVEPFGGTTLALKTVPPGLEGVDARALLEALARALPPRSAALDAVTLAEAIRVMACHAARRAGAAPLTDAQLRALLGELDRADFHPPCIHGTVVVLEMPLLELERRAR
- a CDS encoding SDR family oxidoreductase, yielding MDVSRPGKGRLRVAVTGASGEYGKLLLPLLERDPDVESILVLDVARPEGDKVDFHRVDLTRHDAEAELTDALTDQPVDALYHLAFLFGPIRNGSLAHELEVIGTMNVLTAAGRAKLPRLVVPSLTAVYGARGNNPALLREDSPLQGCPNSRFVTDKVEVEGQVRAFRERHPDMRVLVLRFAPVLGPTIENPVTRLLTRTAVVPTLLGYDPLWQGIHEEDAGRALHQALRADASGEFNIVGRGVLPLSGLIRQAGARPLPLPGPLFRGALHTLDVVGADMLPVALLDYIHYSWVADGRRAETALGFTPIHHVRDAAAALRRS
- a CDS encoding lysophospholipid acyltransferase family protein, with amino-acid sequence MAKGVLGNDPFQRGAAQRDGERAKPEDKKAERPQPSAKGSAPKPRARSSGADTSRAHAQGKTSQAPRAGKPKSASGPSRAAEKDTRTRAAKGTASPLPPKPPSTPRHATAPRREKEPSEGTSPRRTSTSQPPRPAASPRRAGVSSHAPTGGHGVEPAPGGMEHLREPAASTTARGPVTTNDGAPRTERQREVDHALAEAVAAEVAETTARLAVDEALERRHGQEDAVERILATELTTEQAEAAAEAALDQSPTTERPETERQLAAAVAARVAESAAERAVSEVMDRDTRGGPPPTTSDERAPFSRGARAGEAGLGGDAAEAEAPDTETTYLEAEVEVADPTRDELPSHARRSLTLVPPTSDSDGDPTLHATHAQRAPEAPRPLAERATGMLALARDIAGQALASEGIGRALGAMNGLVDAVRAGLGTGGGAHLDEYGKDPSLVRRLEPVLEFLYGQYWRVTTQCIEQVPRGAAILVANHSGALPYDGLVMSLALTRERPDLREARWLVEDQVFHAPVLGTLFNRLGAVRACPENALRLLDEHRPVVVFPEGYQALSKPFAERYRLKRFGRGGFVKLALRTGAPIVPVAIVGSEETSPMLGRLPASFLGLPFVPLTPLGPVPLPAKWSIRFGEPISMEGVPSEAADDLGEVQRLTERTREAIQGMLHSLLKERRSVFAG
- a CDS encoding diguanylate cyclase, producing the protein MQKETVVTVISKISDRPVNLDAALVVIYGLDLGRKFDLTREETLIGRSSRCDIQIDQESVSRNHAAITATREGVRIRDAGSTNGTFINDELVEGERELRNGDLVKIGRTIFKYIAGGNIEAAYHDEIYRLTTMDGLTQIYNRRYFDEQLDREISRSRRYERTLSLVLMDIDHFKAVNDKFGHLAGDSVLKQLASTVRTRIRREDVFARYGGEEFGILLPEVSLPGAKQLAEKVRRLVEKQRFEFDRQAIPVTVSLGVAVLEALHREPGDLVRAADERLFEAKSTGRNRVIA
- a CDS encoding tetratricopeptide repeat protein; this translates as MRESAEIVSGPRKMSMPEQAKTEVDKELAELRREVVEARNLVIKSDNLLKNLHAEVKAVGKRHEDFQKRQWISSAAAYVLFAFIAVGAAIMITSARSSSATSERERLEKMVTDLTAQLEKQRSDASAHQTAQRGAAEVYKMMTSLPGDERLKGIDALMKLDTSRLSMLERQALNDRAAVLRRETGDAAYERGKIAFRRNEMNQVVSEMERFLAMNPPQEQALDASFFLGTAYNQLRKHDKAVPLLARFVEGDRSSKTRDYAMLLLAQSYQEVGQLEKALETARDAAGAYLNSQYQQQFRTRISIVKRMMSGNTEAGPAPAAGAPAAPAQTAGPTAQ
- a CDS encoding outer membrane beta-barrel protein → MPRRLLSLLALLIAAPAVAQDEEEDVPTSLDGVGRITVQAGWRVTSNNTFYERWYGRPGNEGLARAARAGGGPLGTATFAYAFTDMVEVGIDLFATGSTLQVTQPGATPADAPFERSIKTFGYGALIGLRFQTVLPEVGPYGLVPFAGLFLGPALVSSERAGEGVQDDTTRAYAASLGATWRLSANWGLTAEYRFVYLRGPVGPQDARVGSFNLGGNWMSLGVTYTFPPDPSRSMTGRGLGF